Proteins from a genomic interval of Nodularia sp. LEGE 06071:
- a CDS encoding four-helix bundle copper-binding protein, producing the protein MMMMMTETMTTEMQNCINACMECHKMCMETMTYCMSQGGKQMNMSMMGMMRDCSEMCMMCMNMMMGGSEFMGRTCMLCAEMCDRCAAACEQMSQDQKMMECAASCRRCAEACRSMQMMPA; encoded by the coding sequence ATGATGATGATGATGACTGAAACTATGACCACCGAAATGCAAAACTGCATAAATGCTTGCATGGAATGTCACAAAATGTGCATGGAAACCATGACTTACTGCATGAGCCAAGGCGGTAAGCAAATGAATATGAGCATGATGGGGATGATGCGCGACTGCTCAGAAATGTGCATGATGTGTATGAATATGATGATGGGCGGTTCTGAGTTCATGGGACGCACTTGTATGCTTTGCGCGGAAATGTGCGATCGCTGTGCCGCCGCTTGCGAACAAATGAGCCAAGACCAAAAGATGATGGAATGTGCCGCATCTTGCCGTCGGTGTGCAGAAGCTTGCAGATCCATGCAAATGATGCCTGCGTAA
- a CDS encoding glutathione S-transferase family protein yields the protein MLKLYYNPISINCRRVWIALLEKKLEFDLVEMKLDGDQLQQEFLAINPLHHIPVLVDDGFNVVESLAILDYLEAKSPTSPLLPTDAKNLAIARMVEMVTVNELMPAMNPLIYQMMGFAGGEDSQKLEQAKHQLAKVLPFLENLLGDRPYFGSDQLTLADIVAGCAVPWLPTLGFPLIDYQKLSAWTERLMARSSWQKTQPTPEMIAAYKSQKQALAAKR from the coding sequence ATGTTGAAGCTTTATTACAATCCAATCTCAATCAATTGCCGTAGAGTATGGATAGCGCTACTGGAAAAAAAACTAGAATTTGATCTAGTAGAAATGAAACTGGATGGAGACCAGTTACAACAGGAATTTCTGGCGATTAACCCCTTACATCATATTCCAGTTTTGGTGGATGATGGCTTTAACGTAGTGGAATCATTAGCAATTCTCGACTACTTAGAAGCAAAATCCCCTACTTCCCCACTGCTACCCACAGATGCCAAGAATTTAGCGATCGCCCGTATGGTAGAAATGGTAACAGTCAATGAACTGATGCCTGCCATGAATCCGCTAATTTATCAGATGATGGGTTTTGCTGGTGGTGAAGATTCGCAGAAACTGGAACAAGCAAAGCATCAATTAGCTAAAGTATTGCCATTCTTAGAAAACTTATTAGGCGATCGCCCATATTTTGGTAGTGATCAATTAACTTTAGCCGATATCGTTGCTGGATGTGCAGTACCTTGGTTACCAACTTTAGGTTTTCCCTTGATTGACTACCAAAAGTTGAGTGCTTGGACTGAACGCTTGATGGCACGTTCCTCATGGCAAAAAACTCAACCCACACCAGAGATGATTGCAGCTTATAAGTCTCAGAAGCAAGCCTTAGCTGCAAAACGGTAG
- a CDS encoding peroxiredoxin family protein codes for MLTSTDFSGLLNERFFRNFLPIPAKNELRLGVGTPDFQLPDITNGTVVKLSNYKGQQPVLLAFTRIFTEKQYCPFCFPHIKALNENYAQFKSRGIEVLMITSTDEKQSQIVIKDLGLQMPLLSDPSCRVFQTYKVGQALGAPLPAQFVLDKDGKLIYRHLFSFLDYNASVETLLKQFN; via the coding sequence ATGTTAACTTCTACTGATTTTAGCGGCTTATTAAATGAGCGCTTCTTCCGAAACTTTTTACCAATCCCCGCAAAAAATGAGCTAAGGCTGGGAGTAGGGACACCAGATTTTCAACTGCCAGATATCACTAATGGCACTGTGGTGAAATTATCAAATTACAAAGGTCAGCAACCAGTCTTACTTGCTTTTACACGCATCTTTACAGAAAAGCAGTATTGTCCCTTTTGCTTTCCTCATATTAAAGCTTTGAATGAAAACTACGCACAATTTAAAAGTCGTGGAATTGAAGTTTTAATGATTACTAGTACCGATGAAAAGCAAAGTCAAATAGTAATCAAAGATTTGGGTTTACAAATGCCCTTGCTGAGTGATCCTAGTTGTCGGGTATTTCAAACATACAAAGTAGGGCAAGCCTTGGGTGCGCCTTTACCAGCCCAGTTTGTGCTAGACAAAGATGGTAAGTTGATTTACAGGCATTTGTTTTCCTTTTTAGATTACAATGCTAGCGTGGAGACATTATTAAAACAATTCAATTAA
- a CDS encoding peroxiredoxin yields the protein MSLTYAAEGCLRVGQQAPEFTATAVLDQEFKNIKLSDYRGKYVILFFYPLDFTFVCPTEITAFSDRHEEFKQINTEVLGVSVDSEFSHLAWIQTDRKSGGVGDLNYPLVSDIKKEISATYNVLDPAAGIALRGLFIIDKDGVIQHSTVNNLAFGRSVDETLRTLQAIQYVQSHPDEVCPAGWQPGDQTMVPDPVKSKVYFAAV from the coding sequence ATGTCCCTCACTTACGCAGCAGAAGGATGCCTCCGTGTAGGTCAACAGGCTCCAGAATTTACAGCAACGGCTGTACTAGATCAAGAATTTAAGAATATTAAACTTTCCGACTATCGCGGTAAGTATGTGATTCTGTTTTTCTACCCCCTAGACTTTACCTTTGTTTGCCCGACCGAGATCACAGCATTTAGCGATCGCCACGAAGAATTTAAGCAAATTAACACTGAAGTTCTCGGTGTCTCCGTGGATAGCGAGTTCTCTCACTTGGCGTGGATTCAAACTGATCGCAAGTCTGGTGGTGTTGGCGACCTGAATTATCCCTTGGTTTCCGACATCAAAAAAGAGATTAGCGCCACCTACAATGTCCTTGACCCAGCCGCTGGTATTGCCTTGCGCGGTTTGTTCATTATTGATAAAGATGGTGTAATCCAGCACTCTACCGTTAACAACCTGGCTTTTGGTCGCAGCGTTGACGAAACCCTACGGACATTGCAAGCAATTCAGTATGTCCAGTCCCACCCTGATGAAGTTTGCCCAGCTGGTTGGCAACCTGGGGATCAGACAATGGTTCCTGACCCAGTGAAGTCCAAAGTCTACTTCGCTGCTGTCTAG
- a CDS encoding amylo-alpha-1,6-glucosidase, which yields MPDLDTREWLLTNGLGSFASGTISDVRTRAYHGWLFAATNPPSGRTLLFSHLEASVEVSGRAIALGTNFWGHQEISPQGYKLLDSFDINPVPKWIWKQDNWQLSRQLLMPHGWGGGEKDIGSHRLLIQYRYEGSDTAILRLRLLIGDRDFHHQQKGDQDLQFSQILGQNQVCLQAIFSGEFGTPWHLRWTQGEYQADAVWYWDYQLPEEKERGLGDREDLYSPGYLTVILQPGDAVTLEAQMGFPDPLQSLLAPGIFAEAVEAEQERLSQIFGWGKNQSPSSPIWQQLLKASDQFIVYRASIAGPTVIAGYHWFNDWGRDTLIALPGLALVTQRFELAKGLLQTFGRYCHHGLIPNVFPDIGEEPAYNSIDAVLWWIETLGLYLEATQDWEFLAEQFPVVQQIHKAFIGGTRYNIQVDATDGLVSWDVRGVALTWMDVVIGGQPITPRNGKPVEINALWYSALCWMSQWAERLSQMELGDSARLARQAQRYTQQAQQVTISLQKFWNPQIGYLYDSIDPDDGRNSQIRPNAVLALSLHHCGFSQQQGRAVMDLATSRLLTPYGLRSLDPADLDYIGKYTGDSQQRDRSYHQGTVWGWLIGPYTRAWQRSYPEQPLPFDWQPLLDHFLADGCINSISEIFDGDWPHAPKGAIAQAWSVSEVIRHFQ from the coding sequence ATGCCAGATTTAGATACAAGAGAATGGTTACTGACTAATGGCTTGGGGAGTTTTGCCAGTGGGACGATTTCTGACGTTCGCACGCGGGCTTATCATGGTTGGCTATTTGCCGCGACCAATCCGCCCTCTGGTCGGACTTTGCTGTTTTCCCACCTAGAAGCTAGCGTGGAAGTATCAGGAAGGGCGATCGCACTAGGGACTAACTTTTGGGGACATCAGGAGATTTCGCCCCAGGGCTACAAACTCCTAGACTCTTTTGATATTAACCCAGTTCCTAAATGGATTTGGAAACAAGATAACTGGCAACTAAGCAGGCAATTGCTGATGCCTCACGGGTGGGGAGGTGGGGAGAAAGACATTGGTTCACATCGGCTATTGATTCAGTATCGCTATGAAGGCAGTGATACCGCCATTTTACGGCTGCGGTTGCTGATCGGCGATCGCGATTTTCACCACCAGCAAAAAGGTGATCAAGACTTACAGTTTTCCCAAATACTCGGTCAAAATCAAGTTTGTCTCCAAGCCATATTTTCCGGGGAATTCGGCACACCTTGGCATTTGCGTTGGACGCAGGGGGAATATCAAGCAGATGCAGTTTGGTATTGGGATTATCAGTTACCAGAGGAAAAAGAACGAGGATTAGGCGATCGCGAAGACCTCTACAGCCCTGGTTACTTGACAGTTATACTCCAACCAGGAGATGCAGTCACCTTAGAAGCACAGATGGGTTTTCCCGACCCACTGCAAAGTCTACTCGCTCCCGGAATTTTTGCCGAGGCTGTGGAAGCCGAACAAGAAAGGCTATCCCAGATTTTTGGTTGGGGAAAAAATCAATCCCCCTCATCCCCCATTTGGCAGCAATTATTAAAAGCCAGCGACCAGTTTATCGTTTATCGAGCCTCCATAGCTGGCCCCACAGTGATTGCTGGTTATCACTGGTTCAATGATTGGGGGCGTGATACCTTAATTGCTTTACCGGGTTTAGCCTTAGTCACACAGCGCTTTGAATTAGCCAAAGGACTATTGCAAACTTTTGGGCGTTACTGTCACCACGGATTAATTCCGAATGTTTTTCCTGATATCGGTGAAGAACCGGCTTATAACAGTATTGATGCCGTTTTATGGTGGATTGAAACATTAGGACTTTACTTAGAAGCCACCCAAGACTGGGAATTTTTAGCCGAACAATTTCCCGTAGTGCAGCAAATTCACAAAGCATTTATCGGAGGTACACGTTACAACATCCAAGTTGATGCTACAGATGGGTTAGTGAGTTGGGACGTGCGCGGTGTCGCCCTCACCTGGATGGATGTAGTGATTGGGGGACAGCCCATAACACCCCGTAATGGTAAACCAGTAGAAATCAATGCCCTATGGTATTCTGCCTTATGTTGGATGAGTCAATGGGCGGAAAGATTAAGCCAAATGGAGTTAGGCGACTCAGCCCGGCTGGCAAGGCAGGCGCAGCGTTATACTCAACAAGCGCAACAAGTGACAATTTCCCTGCAAAAGTTTTGGAATCCACAGATTGGGTATTTGTACGACAGTATTGATCCCGATGATGGTCGCAATTCCCAGATTCGTCCGAATGCGGTTTTGGCATTGTCACTGCATCATTGCGGGTTTTCACAACAGCAAGGGCGAGCGGTGATGGATTTGGCTACTTCCCGTTTACTCACCCCCTATGGTCTTCGCAGTCTTGATCCAGCCGACCTCGATTATATAGGCAAATACACGGGCGACTCACAACAGCGCGATCGCTCCTACCACCAAGGTACTGTTTGGGGTTGGCTAATTGGTCCCTATACCCGTGCTTGGCAGCGTTCTTACCCAGAACAACCTTTACCATTTGATTGGCAACCACTGCTAGACCACTTCCTGGCTGATGGCTGTATTAACTCGATTTCGGAGATATTTGATGGAGATTGGCCTCATGCACCGAAAGGTGCGATCGCACAAGCCTGGTCAGTTTCCGAAGTAATCAGGCATTTTCAATAA
- a CDS encoding DNA adenine methylase, giving the protein MKFKRSYKSPLRYPGGKQKDIPFLSKFLLPCKEFREPFLGGASLLLYALEESKAEKYWGNDLNPSVVHFWNQVKCDVNELADLVVSLKKDYRGEQANCKAWQKFRKSFTLNLNNTLSTDNQLNRAAKFFILNRSTSGGSTECGGMTQAAYCQRFTDSSIQTLRRLTDVLKDVRFTNLDYEEVIKEPGEDIFIFLDPPYLSAKASGLYGKNGDLHKTFDHVRLAKVLKDYNDKCKWLMTIDNCPEIKELYDWAVDQSEWEKAYGMTNVSGQKSRRGAELLIANFPIKTS; this is encoded by the coding sequence ATGAAATTTAAACGTAGTTATAAATCACCTCTTCGTTACCCCGGAGGAAAACAGAAAGATATTCCATTTTTGTCTAAATTTTTGCTCCCCTGTAAGGAATTTAGAGAGCCTTTTTTAGGAGGCGCTAGTCTACTTCTTTACGCTTTAGAAGAATCAAAAGCTGAAAAATACTGGGGAAATGATTTAAATCCTTCAGTAGTGCATTTCTGGAATCAGGTTAAATGTGATGTCAATGAACTTGCTGATTTAGTTGTATCACTTAAAAAAGACTATAGAGGTGAACAAGCAAACTGTAAAGCATGGCAAAAATTCCGTAAAAGTTTTACATTGAATCTTAATAATACATTATCTACAGATAACCAATTAAATAGAGCAGCTAAATTTTTTATTTTAAATCGTAGTACATCTGGAGGTTCTACCGAATGTGGAGGAATGACTCAAGCTGCTTATTGTCAGCGTTTTACAGACTCTAGCATTCAAACTTTAAGACGTTTAACAGACGTTCTCAAAGATGTGCGGTTTACTAATTTAGATTATGAAGAAGTTATCAAAGAACCAGGTGAAGATATATTTATTTTTCTAGATCCACCTTATTTATCTGCTAAAGCTTCAGGATTGTATGGGAAGAATGGAGATTTACATAAAACTTTTGATCATGTACGTTTAGCAAAAGTGTTAAAAGATTACAATGATAAATGCAAGTGGTTAATGACAATTGATAATTGTCCAGAAATTAAAGAGCTATATGATTGGGCTGTTGATCAATCAGAGTGGGAAAAAGCTTATGGTATGACTAATGTTAGTGGGCAAAAATCTAGACGAGGTGCAGAATTACTGATAGCAAATTTTCCTATTAAAACTTCCTAA
- a CDS encoding ATP-binding protein, translating to MNNTPLFPKENISGIFRGFSEGGLEFHADIVLPYRNDFQSIPMHGQFLLVQLATEDEAVLGRITSFYSDGKLTREHGEDFSLRAMGEDREIPEDLREQYVKYRVNIRVLGVIRHSNGKFVFVASHRRLPHVGSKVAFPSDEILREIAGHNTLGADLGFFALGEFVYAGDDSRLGVADWMQVKHPEVITHFPVQNLVSRRSFVFARAGYGKSNLVKLLFSELYKTIPTKKKRDQEVPVGTLIFDPEGEYFWPDDNGRPGFTDVPHLQDKLVIFTRREAPSDFYGSFVAGGVKLDIRRLKPTEIVGVALSPERQEQQNVRKIRGLSNEKWIQIVDLAYKDGYGADIRKVKDLLSIGDGSDAEAGAALSNIVYIVRTLHDPNSRLMDFLKKSLKEGKLCIVDISQMRGEQGLTLSSLILQQIFNHNQDNFTKKDAKTIPTIAVLEEAQSVLNQGSGSSNGAFVDWFKEGRKYDLGAVMITQQPGSIPVELLSQGDNWFVFHLLSASDLKSLQRANSHFSDDLLGGLLNEPLPGQGVMWSSVSANPYPVSFRALSFEKIYPYPLDSNYDKESVETFATKIKRELNGQVNNISLDGQDLEGTREISEQESESSPTPETGDWYVNSINQAIEELTRDSEFQQRVVNSNGLPWGKLMELTKKFLPEELHDDISTVNSCIKQTLTQVLGEEGKDWKSESRTKTSGGTYKWVCRITE from the coding sequence ATGAATAACACACCTTTATTTCCCAAGGAAAATATCTCAGGTATTTTTAGAGGTTTCAGTGAAGGAGGGCTGGAATTTCATGCGGATATTGTCTTGCCATATCGGAATGATTTTCAAAGTATTCCTATGCATGGACAGTTTCTTCTGGTACAACTGGCTACTGAAGATGAGGCGGTTTTAGGAAGAATCACATCTTTCTACTCAGACGGAAAACTGACTAGAGAACATGGTGAGGATTTCAGTTTAAGAGCGATGGGAGAAGACCGAGAAATTCCAGAAGACCTGCGTGAACAATACGTAAAATATCGAGTTAATATCAGAGTTCTGGGAGTAATACGTCACTCTAATGGAAAGTTTGTATTTGTAGCTTCTCATCGTCGTCTTCCTCATGTTGGTAGTAAAGTTGCTTTTCCAAGTGATGAGATTTTAAGAGAAATAGCAGGACATAATACTCTAGGAGCAGACCTTGGTTTTTTTGCACTGGGAGAATTTGTTTACGCTGGTGATGATTCACGGCTTGGTGTTGCTGATTGGATGCAGGTTAAACATCCAGAAGTTATTACTCATTTTCCTGTACAGAATTTAGTTTCCCGAAGATCATTTGTATTTGCACGGGCTGGTTATGGGAAGTCTAACTTGGTCAAATTGTTGTTTAGCGAACTATACAAAACAATACCAACTAAAAAGAAACGAGATCAAGAAGTCCCAGTGGGAACCCTAATCTTTGATCCAGAAGGTGAATATTTCTGGCCAGATGATAACGGTAGACCTGGTTTTACAGATGTTCCACATTTACAAGATAAACTTGTAATTTTTACTCGTCGTGAAGCTCCTAGTGATTTTTATGGTTCTTTTGTAGCTGGTGGTGTTAAGCTGGATATTAGGCGTTTGAAACCTACTGAAATTGTTGGCGTTGCATTGTCACCAGAGCGACAAGAACAGCAAAATGTTCGCAAAATCAGAGGATTATCTAATGAAAAGTGGATACAAATTGTTGATTTAGCTTACAAAGATGGCTATGGTGCAGATATAAGAAAAGTGAAGGATTTACTAAGTATCGGCGACGGGTCTGATGCAGAAGCTGGAGCAGCTTTAAGCAACATAGTTTATATTGTCAGAACTTTACATGATCCTAATAGTCGTCTGATGGATTTCTTGAAAAAAAGTTTGAAAGAAGGCAAGCTTTGCATTGTAGATATTTCACAGATGCGAGGAGAACAAGGGCTAACTTTATCTAGTTTGATTCTTCAACAAATATTTAATCATAACCAGGATAACTTTACTAAAAAGGATGCTAAAACTATTCCTACCATTGCTGTTTTAGAAGAAGCCCAAAGTGTCCTTAATCAAGGTAGTGGTTCAAGTAATGGAGCTTTTGTAGATTGGTTTAAAGAAGGACGTAAATATGACTTAGGTGCTGTGATGATTACTCAACAACCTGGAAGTATTCCGGTTGAATTACTTAGTCAAGGTGATAATTGGTTTGTATTTCACTTACTATCTGCTTCAGATTTAAAGAGTTTACAAAGAGCTAATTCTCACTTTAGTGATGATTTACTAGGTGGTCTTTTGAACGAACCATTACCAGGACAAGGAGTAATGTGGAGTAGTGTAAGTGCTAATCCTTATCCTGTTTCGTTTCGTGCGCTATCATTTGAAAAAATATATCCATACCCTTTAGATTCTAACTATGATAAAGAATCTGTTGAGACGTTTGCTACCAAAATCAAAAGAGAATTAAATGGACAAGTCAATAATATATCTCTAGATGGTCAAGATTTAGAAGGAACTAGAGAAATTTCAGAACAAGAGTCAGAAAGTTCTCCAACACCAGAAACAGGAGATTGGTATGTTAATAGCATTAATCAAGCCATTGAAGAACTGACGAGAGATAGTGAGTTTCAGCAAAGAGTTGTTAATAGTAATGGACTTCCTTGGGGTAAACTCATGGAACTTACTAAAAAGTTTCTGCCAGAAGAGCTACATGATGATATATCAACAGTAAACAGTTGTATCAAACAAACACTTACACAAGTTTTAGGTGAAGAAGGAAAAGATTGGAAGTCTGAATCCCGAACAAAAACAAGCGGAGGTACTTATAAATGGGTATGCCGTATAACTGAATAG
- the uvrA gene encoding excinuclease ABC subunit UvrA, with the protein MSDKKLAPSLNGHLPNSQHNSQNTIRIRGARQHNLKNIDLELPRDRLIVFTGVSGSGKSSLAFDTIFAEGQRRYVESLSAYARQFLGQLDKPDVEAIEGLSPAISIDQKSTSHNPRSTVGTVTEIYDYLRLLFGRAGEPHCPICDRSIAPQTIDEMCDRISDLPDRTKFQILAPVVRGKKGTHRKLISSLASQGFVRVRVDGEVRELSDSIELDKNITHTIEVVIDRLVKKAGIQERLVDSLSTCLKQSGGIATILVSLTSENGEEKEEELVFSENFACPVHGAVMEELSPRLFSFNSPYGACPHCHGIGTLKTFTPDLIVPDPNAPIYAAIAPWSEKDNSYYLELLYSVGQSTGFELQAKWNQLTVEQQHTVMYGEKEAAQTKQSFKGVIPILQRQYEGGTELVKQKLEQYLVDQPCEVCGGKRLKPEALAVRLGQYGILDLTGVSIRDCRERIDLLELSDRQIQIADLVLREIKARLQFLLDVGLDYLTLDRPAMTLSGGEAQRIRLATQIGSGLTGVLYVLDEPSIGLHQRDNGRLLKTLTKLRDLGNTLIVVEHDEETIRAANYIVDIGPGAGIHGGNIISQGSLETLLAAEDSLTGAYLSGRRVISTPEERRKGNGRSLGIKNAHRNNLRNIDVEIPLGKLVAVTGVSGSGKSTLINELLYPSLQHHLTKKVPLPRHLQEIQGLNAVDKAIVIDQSPIGRTPRSNPATYTGIFDAIRDVFSQTVEAKARGYKPGQFSFNVKGGRCEACSGQGVNVIEMNFLPDVYVQCEVCKGARYNRETLQVKYKDKSISDVLNMTVEESLEFFQNIPKAVTRLQTLYDVGLGYVKLGQPATTLSGGEAQRVKLATELSRRATGKTLYLIDEPTTGLSFYDVHKLLDVLQRLVDKGNSILVIEHNLDVIRCSDWVIDLGPEGGDKGGEIIAVGTPEEVAKNPRSYTGQYLQQVLKQYSKGRK; encoded by the coding sequence ATGTCAGATAAAAAGCTAGCCCCATCCTTAAATGGACATCTTCCTAATTCTCAGCACAACAGCCAGAATACCATTCGGATTCGGGGTGCTAGGCAGCATAATCTGAAGAATATTGACTTGGAATTACCGCGCGATCGCCTGATTGTATTTACTGGCGTTTCTGGTTCGGGTAAGTCTTCTTTAGCCTTTGATACCATTTTCGCCGAAGGTCAACGGCGTTATGTAGAGTCCCTCAGCGCCTACGCGCGGCAATTTTTAGGTCAATTAGATAAACCGGATGTGGAAGCCATTGAAGGCTTAAGTCCCGCCATTTCCATCGATCAAAAGTCTACTTCCCACAACCCCCGTTCCACAGTGGGGACGGTGACGGAAATTTACGATTATTTGCGGTTATTGTTTGGTCGCGCTGGTGAACCCCATTGTCCGATATGCGATCGCTCCATTGCACCCCAGACCATCGATGAGATGTGCGATCGCATTTCCGATTTACCAGATAGAACTAAGTTCCAAATTCTTGCGCCAGTTGTCAGAGGTAAAAAAGGAACTCACCGCAAGCTGATATCTAGTTTGGCTTCTCAGGGTTTTGTGCGGGTGCGTGTGGATGGAGAAGTCCGCGAACTGTCAGACTCGATTGAATTAGATAAAAATATTACCCACACTATCGAAGTTGTCATCGACCGCTTGGTGAAAAAAGCTGGTATTCAAGAGCGTTTGGTAGATTCTCTGTCTACGTGCTTAAAACAATCCGGTGGTATTGCTACCATTCTAGTGAGTTTGACTTCTGAGAATGGCGAAGAGAAAGAAGAAGAATTAGTCTTTTCCGAAAACTTTGCTTGTCCGGTACATGGGGCGGTGATGGAAGAGTTATCACCGCGCTTGTTTTCCTTCAATTCGCCTTATGGTGCTTGTCCGCACTGTCACGGCATCGGGACATTAAAGACATTTACGCCTGATTTGATTGTACCAGACCCGAACGCACCAATTTACGCTGCGATCGCGCCTTGGTCGGAAAAAGATAATTCTTATTATTTGGAATTACTTTATAGTGTGGGACAGTCTACTGGGTTTGAGTTACAGGCTAAGTGGAATCAGCTAACTGTGGAACAGCAACACACTGTGATGTATGGGGAGAAGGAAGCAGCCCAAACAAAGCAGAGTTTTAAGGGTGTGATTCCGATTTTGCAACGTCAATATGAGGGTGGAACGGAGTTAGTTAAGCAGAAGTTAGAGCAATATTTGGTTGATCAACCCTGTGAAGTTTGCGGGGGAAAACGTTTAAAACCAGAGGCTTTGGCGGTACGGTTAGGACAATATGGAATTTTAGATTTAACTGGAGTTTCGATTCGGGATTGTCGGGAAAGAATTGATTTGTTAGAGTTGAGCGATCGGCAAATTCAAATTGCTGATTTAGTATTAAGAGAAATCAAAGCTAGATTGCAATTTTTGTTAGATGTTGGTTTAGATTATCTTACTCTAGATCGTCCCGCCATGACTCTTTCTGGTGGAGAAGCCCAACGGATTCGTTTAGCAACACAAATTGGTTCTGGTTTAACTGGAGTGCTTTACGTTTTAGACGAACCAAGTATTGGTTTGCATCAACGAGATAATGGACGATTACTCAAAACTTTAACTAAATTACGCGATTTAGGTAATACTTTAATCGTAGTTGAGCATGATGAAGAAACCATCCGTGCAGCCAATTATATCGTTGATATTGGCCCCGGTGCCGGAATCCACGGTGGAAATATTATTTCTCAAGGAAGTTTAGAAACTTTATTAGCAGCAGAAGATTCTTTAACGGGTGCTTATTTATCAGGAAGAAGAGTAATTTCTACACCAGAGGAACGGAGAAAAGGAAACGGACGCAGTTTAGGAATTAAAAACGCTCATCGTAACAATTTAAGAAATATTGATGTTGAAATTCCTTTAGGTAAACTCGTCGCTGTAACTGGCGTTTCTGGTTCTGGTAAATCTACTCTAATTAATGAATTACTTTATCCCTCATTACAACATCATTTAACGAAGAAAGTTCCTTTACCGAGACACTTACAGGAAATTCAGGGATTAAATGCAGTAGATAAAGCCATTGTGATTGACCAATCGCCCATAGGACGTACACCACGTTCTAATCCTGCAACTTATACAGGTATTTTCGATGCAATTCGGGATGTATTTTCCCAAACTGTAGAAGCTAAAGCCAGAGGATATAAACCCGGACAATTTTCTTTCAATGTTAAAGGTGGACGTTGTGAAGCTTGTAGCGGTCAGGGTGTAAATGTCATTGAAATGAATTTTCTCCCCGATGTTTATGTCCAGTGTGAAGTTTGCAAAGGTGCAAGATATAATCGCGAAACTTTGCAGGTGAAATACAAAGATAAGTCAATTTCTGATGTTCTCAATATGACGGTTGAGGAAAGTTTAGAATTTTTCCAAAACATTCCTAAAGCTGTGACTCGGCTGCAAACTTTATATGATGTCGGTTTGGGTTACGTCAAATTGGGACAACCTGCAACTACCTTATCTGGTGGTGAAGCGCAACGAGTGAAATTAGCCACAGAACTATCTCGCCGGGCGACAGGTAAGACACTTTATTTAATAGATGAACCAACTACAGGATTATCTTTTTATGATGTCCATAAATTGTTGGATGTGTTGCAGAGATTAGTAGATAAAGGCAATTCAATTTTAGTGATTGAACACAATTTAGACGTGATTCGTTGCTCTGATTGGGTGATTGATTTGGGGCCTGAAGGTGGCGATAAAGGGGGAGAAATCATTGCTGTGGGGACACCGGAGGAAGTCGCTAAAAATCCTCGTTCTTATACTGGACAATATTTGCAGCAGGTTTTAAAGCAGTATTCCAAGGGGAGGAAGTAG
- a CDS encoding DUF11 domain-containing protein: MKRISVVGIGAIALIATVPFVGNIPGLGKIWDSSSAIAQNAAKGQVQLRLEAEKQVITQDQQGKQVKQWQALQGKVTVKPGDVLRYTIIGENTSDRPVKNLTLNQPIPQGMVYVPKSAKADVNKNSKITYSIDGGRNFVENPTVKVTLPNGNVENQPAPASAYTHIRLYLPVVDGKTTVQANYQVQVR; the protein is encoded by the coding sequence ATGAAGCGGATTTCAGTTGTCGGTATCGGTGCGATCGCTTTAATTGCCACAGTGCCGTTTGTTGGTAATATACCAGGATTAGGTAAGATTTGGGACTCCAGCAGTGCGATCGCACAAAATGCGGCCAAAGGTCAAGTACAGTTGCGCTTAGAAGCCGAAAAGCAAGTCATTACCCAGGATCAGCAAGGTAAGCAAGTTAAGCAATGGCAAGCTTTACAAGGTAAAGTCACAGTCAAACCAGGTGATGTTCTACGTTATACAATAATTGGCGAAAACACCAGCGATCGCCCAGTTAAAAATCTGACTCTCAATCAACCCATTCCTCAAGGTATGGTATATGTGCCGAAGTCGGCAAAAGCTGATGTCAACAAAAATAGTAAAATCACTTACAGCATTGATGGCGGACGTAACTTTGTTGAAAACCCCACAGTCAAAGTTACCTTACCTAATGGGAATGTAGAAAATCAGCCAGCACCAGCCAGCGCTTACACTCATATCCGCTTATATTTACCCGTGGTAGATGGTAAAACCACAGTCCAAGCCAATTATCAGGTGCAAGTGCGCTAA